GTCCATCTATATCGAAAAGGCGATCGCCTCCGACGCCCGATGCGCAAAGTGCTACCTTTTCAGGGGGGATTTACGATACAAAGCAAAAAAGTACAAAGATGCGATAGAGGATTACAGCAGGGCATTCGTGCAGATTTCCCCGTTCCGGCGGGATGAAGCCGCTTTTTACCTGGCACGTCGCGGCATCAGCCTGCTGCGGGTGGGCCGCGTGAAAGAGGGATGCAGCGATGCCAGGAGTGCCACAGGAAGCGATCCCTCCTCGCCGCTCGCCCATTTTGCAAAAAGTTTCTGCCTGGAAAAATCGGGACATTTGCAAGCGGCGCTGAAGGAAGCGCAGAAAGGCTATGAGCTGGGCATGCTAAGTCGCGACTTCCTTTCACAGGAGGGGAGCGAATGGGCGAAATACCTCTCCCGCCTTGCGCTCGCCGCTGCCAAAAAGTGAGTCACACGCCAATCTGCATGAAATCGTAGGCGATATCGACTTTGCCGCTGAAATATCTCTTCGCTTCGTCCAGAAGTTCCGAAATTCTGTCGTTTTTGTCGTACCGTGGGCTGATATGATTTAATATCAAATGATCGACGCCCATCTGTTCGGCGGCGAGGGAAAGCTGCTTGGCGGTCGTGTGAAGAAACTTTCTCGGAAGCCGGTCGAAGTCGGCCTGGGTGTAGGTGGCTTCGTGGATCATCAGGTCGAAAGGGGCGTAGGGCGCGAAGAGGAGGGGGGCGTCGTTGTCCCCGCCGATGACGATCCGTTTGCCTCGGGTAGGAGGCCCGACGAGCGTGCTTCCTTCGATGGTGGATCCGTCCGGAAGGGTGATGGACTC
This genomic interval from Hydrogenimonas urashimensis contains the following:
- a CDS encoding tetratricopeptide repeat protein, whose translation is MNAMMKKITAVTLLGSGVLLLVYLGGFDAARELEEAEWAYRHFDCDQAIRHARRAAYSQEGKTAARAWTIAAKASERCGRNTVASIYIEKAIASDARCAKCYLFRGDLRYKAKKYKDAIEDYSRAFVQISPFRRDEAAFYLARRGISLLRVGRVKEGCSDARSATGSDPSSPLAHFAKSFCLEKSGHLQAALKEAQKGYELGMLSRDFLSQEGSEWAKYLSRLALAAAKK